The following proteins come from a genomic window of Triticum aestivum cultivar Chinese Spring chromosome 6A, IWGSC CS RefSeq v2.1, whole genome shotgun sequence:
- the LOC123130008 gene encoding uncharacterized protein isoform X3: protein MANDPISQRNSSPPRLVGGAPPCRPAPCRACVRRASWPAPLRRGSGLIRLALPTRIVPQPLLLPPPIQSDGTRAGGARARPIRCSLVVVLWRASSRLRAAEYDRSHPRRRFHFTVRGIGGPDHGVQQGGSEPQKAASGGSSAAESGQACPSRELLEQLGAEITTEGVSRVSKTKLSEYSEKIEALAATLAASVKENENPVDEIKEESSCEREKAESPISLSAGLRRRSTRAQVEAGTSSHDRKERETGGPIKLDAEAQANIEKHRDLQDSLIDEMVDLARELKKSSLVVNQSVQDTEKILDSTERAMEHSLASTGSATARASEVYSLASKTTCFQWLLIFLMTCMFVMVVMLIRVT, encoded by the exons ATGGCAAATGATCCAATCTCCCAAAGAAACTCTTCACCGCCGAGGCTCGTCGGTGGTGCGCCGCCGTGCCGGCCTGCCCCCTGTAGAGCCTGCGTCCGCCGGGCTAGCTGGCCGGCGCCTCTCCGCCGTGGATCTGGCCTCATCCGCCTCGCACTCCCCACCCGCATCGTTCCCCAACCGCTCCTCCTTCCGCCACCAATTCAATCTGACGGGACGAGAGCAGGGGGAGCACGGGCGCGTCCGATTCGGTGCAGTCTCGTGGTGGTGCTTTGGCGGGCATCTTCTCGTCTCCGAGCCGCCGAATACGACAGATCCCACCCGCGGCGCCGATTCCATTTTACAGTGAGAG GTATTGGTGGTCCTGATCATGGTGTTCAGCAAGGTGGAAGTGAACCTCAGAAGGCTGCTTCAGGAGGCTCCTCGGCAGCAGAATCAGGCCAAGCTTGCCCAT CCAGGGAGCTATTGGAACAGCTTGGAGCAGAAATTACAACTGAAGGAGTATCAAG GGTTTCAAAAACTAAGCTCAGTGAGTATTCAGAAAAGATTGAAGCACTAGCTGCCACACTGGCTGCTTCAGTG AAAGAAAATGAAAATCCAGTTGATGAGATCAAAGAAGAAAGCTCTTGTGAAAGAGAAAAGGCTGAGAGTCCAATATCCTTGTCAGCAGGATTGCGAAGGAGATCAAC TAGGGCTCAGGTGGAAGCTGGTACAAGCAGTCATGATAGAAAAGAAAGAGAGACTGGAGGGCCTATTAAATTGGATGCAGAAGCTCAGGCTAACATTGAGAAGCATAG GGACCTGCAAGACAGTCTGATAGACGAAATGGTTGACTTAGCACGTGAGCTGAAGAAAAGTAGCCTTGTAGTGAACCAATCCGTACAAGATACAGAGAAG ATCCTTGATTCCACTGAGAGAGCCATGGAGCATAGCTTGGCGAGCACCGGCAGCGCAACGGCGCGAGCCTCTGAGGTCTACTCGCTGGCCTCCAAGACAACCTGCTTCCAGTGGTTGCTCATTTTTCTGATGACCTGCATGTTTGTCATGGTGGTTATGCTCATACGGGTCACCTGA
- the LOC123130008 gene encoding uncharacterized protein isoform X2 codes for MANDPISQRNSSPPRLVGGAPPCRPAPCRACVRRASWPAPLRRGSGLIRLALPTRIVPQPLLLPPPIQSDGTRAGGARARPIRCSLVVVLWRASSRLRAAEYDRSHPRRRFHFTVRAGIGGPDHGVQQGGSEPQKAASGGSSAAESGQACPSRELLEQLGAEITTEGVSRVSKTKLSEYSEKIEALAATLAASVKENENPVDEIKEESSCEREKAESPISLSAGLRRRSTAQVEAGTSSHDRKERETGGPIKLDAEAQANIEKHRDLQDSLIDEMVDLARELKKSSLVVNQSVQDTEKILDSTERAMEHSLASTGSATARASEVYSLASKTTCFQWLLIFLMTCMFVMVVMLIRVT; via the exons ATGGCAAATGATCCAATCTCCCAAAGAAACTCTTCACCGCCGAGGCTCGTCGGTGGTGCGCCGCCGTGCCGGCCTGCCCCCTGTAGAGCCTGCGTCCGCCGGGCTAGCTGGCCGGCGCCTCTCCGCCGTGGATCTGGCCTCATCCGCCTCGCACTCCCCACCCGCATCGTTCCCCAACCGCTCCTCCTTCCGCCACCAATTCAATCTGACGGGACGAGAGCAGGGGGAGCACGGGCGCGTCCGATTCGGTGCAGTCTCGTGGTGGTGCTTTGGCGGGCATCTTCTCGTCTCCGAGCCGCCGAATACGACAGATCCCACCCGCGGCGCCGATTCCATTTTACAGTGAGAG CAGGTATTGGTGGTCCTGATCATGGTGTTCAGCAAGGTGGAAGTGAACCTCAGAAGGCTGCTTCAGGAGGCTCCTCGGCAGCAGAATCAGGCCAAGCTTGCCCAT CCAGGGAGCTATTGGAACAGCTTGGAGCAGAAATTACAACTGAAGGAGTATCAAG GGTTTCAAAAACTAAGCTCAGTGAGTATTCAGAAAAGATTGAAGCACTAGCTGCCACACTGGCTGCTTCAGTG AAAGAAAATGAAAATCCAGTTGATGAGATCAAAGAAGAAAGCTCTTGTGAAAGAGAAAAGGCTGAGAGTCCAATATCCTTGTCAGCAGGATTGCGAAGGAGATCAAC GGCTCAGGTGGAAGCTGGTACAAGCAGTCATGATAGAAAAGAAAGAGAGACTGGAGGGCCTATTAAATTGGATGCAGAAGCTCAGGCTAACATTGAGAAGCATAG GGACCTGCAAGACAGTCTGATAGACGAAATGGTTGACTTAGCACGTGAGCTGAAGAAAAGTAGCCTTGTAGTGAACCAATCCGTACAAGATACAGAGAAG ATCCTTGATTCCACTGAGAGAGCCATGGAGCATAGCTTGGCGAGCACCGGCAGCGCAACGGCGCGAGCCTCTGAGGTCTACTCGCTGGCCTCCAAGACAACCTGCTTCCAGTGGTTGCTCATTTTTCTGATGACCTGCATGTTTGTCATGGTGGTTATGCTCATACGGGTCACCTGA
- the LOC123130008 gene encoding uncharacterized protein isoform X1 — translation MANDPISQRNSSPPRLVGGAPPCRPAPCRACVRRASWPAPLRRGSGLIRLALPTRIVPQPLLLPPPIQSDGTRAGGARARPIRCSLVVVLWRASSRLRAAEYDRSHPRRRFHFTVRAGIGGPDHGVQQGGSEPQKAASGGSSAAESGQACPSRELLEQLGAEITTEGVSRVSKTKLSEYSEKIEALAATLAASVKENENPVDEIKEESSCEREKAESPISLSAGLRRRSTRAQVEAGTSSHDRKERETGGPIKLDAEAQANIEKHRDLQDSLIDEMVDLARELKKSSLVVNQSVQDTEKILDSTERAMEHSLASTGSATARASEVYSLASKTTCFQWLLIFLMTCMFVMVVMLIRVT, via the exons ATGGCAAATGATCCAATCTCCCAAAGAAACTCTTCACCGCCGAGGCTCGTCGGTGGTGCGCCGCCGTGCCGGCCTGCCCCCTGTAGAGCCTGCGTCCGCCGGGCTAGCTGGCCGGCGCCTCTCCGCCGTGGATCTGGCCTCATCCGCCTCGCACTCCCCACCCGCATCGTTCCCCAACCGCTCCTCCTTCCGCCACCAATTCAATCTGACGGGACGAGAGCAGGGGGAGCACGGGCGCGTCCGATTCGGTGCAGTCTCGTGGTGGTGCTTTGGCGGGCATCTTCTCGTCTCCGAGCCGCCGAATACGACAGATCCCACCCGCGGCGCCGATTCCATTTTACAGTGAGAG CAGGTATTGGTGGTCCTGATCATGGTGTTCAGCAAGGTGGAAGTGAACCTCAGAAGGCTGCTTCAGGAGGCTCCTCGGCAGCAGAATCAGGCCAAGCTTGCCCAT CCAGGGAGCTATTGGAACAGCTTGGAGCAGAAATTACAACTGAAGGAGTATCAAG GGTTTCAAAAACTAAGCTCAGTGAGTATTCAGAAAAGATTGAAGCACTAGCTGCCACACTGGCTGCTTCAGTG AAAGAAAATGAAAATCCAGTTGATGAGATCAAAGAAGAAAGCTCTTGTGAAAGAGAAAAGGCTGAGAGTCCAATATCCTTGTCAGCAGGATTGCGAAGGAGATCAAC TAGGGCTCAGGTGGAAGCTGGTACAAGCAGTCATGATAGAAAAGAAAGAGAGACTGGAGGGCCTATTAAATTGGATGCAGAAGCTCAGGCTAACATTGAGAAGCATAG GGACCTGCAAGACAGTCTGATAGACGAAATGGTTGACTTAGCACGTGAGCTGAAGAAAAGTAGCCTTGTAGTGAACCAATCCGTACAAGATACAGAGAAG ATCCTTGATTCCACTGAGAGAGCCATGGAGCATAGCTTGGCGAGCACCGGCAGCGCAACGGCGCGAGCCTCTGAGGTCTACTCGCTGGCCTCCAAGACAACCTGCTTCCAGTGGTTGCTCATTTTTCTGATGACCTGCATGTTTGTCATGGTGGTTATGCTCATACGGGTCACCTGA
- the LOC123130008 gene encoding uncharacterized protein isoform X4, with amino-acid sequence MIQQVLVVLIMVFSKVEVNLRRLLQEAPRQQNQAKLAHYVSTARELLEQLGAEITTEGVSRVSKTKLSEYSEKIEALAATLAASVKENENPVDEIKEESSCEREKAESPISLSAGLRRRSTRAQVEAGTSSHDRKERETGGPIKLDAEAQANIEKHRDLQDSLIDEMVDLARELKKSSLVVNQSVQDTEKILDSTERAMEHSLASTGSATARASEVYSLASKTTCFQWLLIFLMTCMFVMVVMLIRVT; translated from the exons ATGATTCAGCAGGTATTGGTGGTCCTGATCATGGTGTTCAGCAAGGTGGAAGTGAACCTCAGAAGGCTGCTTCAGGAGGCTCCTCGGCAGCAGAATCAGGCCAAGCTTGCCCAT TACGTATCCACAGCCAGGGAGCTATTGGAACAGCTTGGAGCAGAAATTACAACTGAAGGAGTATCAAG GGTTTCAAAAACTAAGCTCAGTGAGTATTCAGAAAAGATTGAAGCACTAGCTGCCACACTGGCTGCTTCAGTG AAAGAAAATGAAAATCCAGTTGATGAGATCAAAGAAGAAAGCTCTTGTGAAAGAGAAAAGGCTGAGAGTCCAATATCCTTGTCAGCAGGATTGCGAAGGAGATCAAC TAGGGCTCAGGTGGAAGCTGGTACAAGCAGTCATGATAGAAAAGAAAGAGAGACTGGAGGGCCTATTAAATTGGATGCAGAAGCTCAGGCTAACATTGAGAAGCATAG GGACCTGCAAGACAGTCTGATAGACGAAATGGTTGACTTAGCACGTGAGCTGAAGAAAAGTAGCCTTGTAGTGAACCAATCCGTACAAGATACAGAGAAG ATCCTTGATTCCACTGAGAGAGCCATGGAGCATAGCTTGGCGAGCACCGGCAGCGCAACGGCGCGAGCCTCTGAGGTCTACTCGCTGGCCTCCAAGACAACCTGCTTCCAGTGGTTGCTCATTTTTCTGATGACCTGCATGTTTGTCATGGTGGTTATGCTCATACGGGTCACCTGA
- the LOC123130008 gene encoding uncharacterized protein isoform X5: MIQQVLVVLIMVFSKVEVNLRRLLQEAPRQQNQAKLAHYVSTARELLEQLGAEITTEGVSRVSKTKLSEYSEKIEALAATLAASVKENENPVDEIKEESSCEREKAESPISLSAGLRRRSTAQVEAGTSSHDRKERETGGPIKLDAEAQANIEKHRDLQDSLIDEMVDLARELKKSSLVVNQSVQDTEKILDSTERAMEHSLASTGSATARASEVYSLASKTTCFQWLLIFLMTCMFVMVVMLIRVT, encoded by the exons ATGATTCAGCAGGTATTGGTGGTCCTGATCATGGTGTTCAGCAAGGTGGAAGTGAACCTCAGAAGGCTGCTTCAGGAGGCTCCTCGGCAGCAGAATCAGGCCAAGCTTGCCCAT TACGTATCCACAGCCAGGGAGCTATTGGAACAGCTTGGAGCAGAAATTACAACTGAAGGAGTATCAAG GGTTTCAAAAACTAAGCTCAGTGAGTATTCAGAAAAGATTGAAGCACTAGCTGCCACACTGGCTGCTTCAGTG AAAGAAAATGAAAATCCAGTTGATGAGATCAAAGAAGAAAGCTCTTGTGAAAGAGAAAAGGCTGAGAGTCCAATATCCTTGTCAGCAGGATTGCGAAGGAGATCAAC GGCTCAGGTGGAAGCTGGTACAAGCAGTCATGATAGAAAAGAAAGAGAGACTGGAGGGCCTATTAAATTGGATGCAGAAGCTCAGGCTAACATTGAGAAGCATAG GGACCTGCAAGACAGTCTGATAGACGAAATGGTTGACTTAGCACGTGAGCTGAAGAAAAGTAGCCTTGTAGTGAACCAATCCGTACAAGATACAGAGAAG ATCCTTGATTCCACTGAGAGAGCCATGGAGCATAGCTTGGCGAGCACCGGCAGCGCAACGGCGCGAGCCTCTGAGGTCTACTCGCTGGCCTCCAAGACAACCTGCTTCCAGTGGTTGCTCATTTTTCTGATGACCTGCATGTTTGTCATGGTGGTTATGCTCATACGGGTCACCTGA
- the LOC123130008 gene encoding uncharacterized protein isoform X6 produces MVFSKVEVNLRRLLQEAPRQQNQAKLAHYVSTARELLEQLGAEITTEGVSRVSKTKLSEYSEKIEALAATLAASVKENENPVDEIKEESSCEREKAESPISLSAGLRRRSTRAQVEAGTSSHDRKERETGGPIKLDAEAQANIEKHRDLQDSLIDEMVDLARELKKSSLVVNQSVQDTEKILDSTERAMEHSLASTGSATARASEVYSLASKTTCFQWLLIFLMTCMFVMVVMLIRVT; encoded by the exons ATGGTGTTCAGCAAGGTGGAAGTGAACCTCAGAAGGCTGCTTCAGGAGGCTCCTCGGCAGCAGAATCAGGCCAAGCTTGCCCAT TACGTATCCACAGCCAGGGAGCTATTGGAACAGCTTGGAGCAGAAATTACAACTGAAGGAGTATCAAG GGTTTCAAAAACTAAGCTCAGTGAGTATTCAGAAAAGATTGAAGCACTAGCTGCCACACTGGCTGCTTCAGTG AAAGAAAATGAAAATCCAGTTGATGAGATCAAAGAAGAAAGCTCTTGTGAAAGAGAAAAGGCTGAGAGTCCAATATCCTTGTCAGCAGGATTGCGAAGGAGATCAAC TAGGGCTCAGGTGGAAGCTGGTACAAGCAGTCATGATAGAAAAGAAAGAGAGACTGGAGGGCCTATTAAATTGGATGCAGAAGCTCAGGCTAACATTGAGAAGCATAG GGACCTGCAAGACAGTCTGATAGACGAAATGGTTGACTTAGCACGTGAGCTGAAGAAAAGTAGCCTTGTAGTGAACCAATCCGTACAAGATACAGAGAAG ATCCTTGATTCCACTGAGAGAGCCATGGAGCATAGCTTGGCGAGCACCGGCAGCGCAACGGCGCGAGCCTCTGAGGTCTACTCGCTGGCCTCCAAGACAACCTGCTTCCAGTGGTTGCTCATTTTTCTGATGACCTGCATGTTTGTCATGGTGGTTATGCTCATACGGGTCACCTGA
- the LOC123130010 gene encoding ruBisCO large subunit-binding protein subunit beta, chloroplastic-like — translation MASPFCGISTCGLNAAAPTGFSSKRTLSLVSPTFVSLAQEIRPRRRCNFRVNAAKELYFNKDGLAMRKLQNGVNKLANLVGVTLGPKGRNVVLENKYGPPRIVNDGVTVAKEVELEDPVENIGAKLVRQAAAKTNDLAGDGTTTSVILAQGMITEGVKIVGAGANPVQIARGIEKTAKALVYELQKMSKEVKDSELVDVAAVSAGNDYAIGNMIADAVSKVGRHGVVTLEEGKSSENSLYVVEGMRFDRGYISPYFVTDGERMTVEYNNCKLLLVDKKINSAKDLITILEDAITSGYPVLIIAEDIEQEALAALVLNRLRGSLQIAAIRAPGFGERRSQYLDDIATLTGGTVIRDEFGVPLHKADKTVLGTAAKVVITKDSTTIIGDGTTQEEVIKRVTQIKNQIEATEHEYEKEKLKERIAKLYGGVAIIQVGAQTETELKEKKLRVEDALNATKAAVEEGIVVGGGCTLIRLASKVDAIKQTLENDEQKVGAEIVRKSLSYPLKLIAKNAGINGSVVIEKVLAIDNSSYGYNAATGKYEDLMAAGIIDPTKVVRCCLEHAASVAKTFITSDAVVVDIRAPKCAPVVNPMCGSGYGF, via the exons ATGGCTTCACCATTTTGTGGCATCTCCACATGCGGACTCAATGCCGCCGCTCCTACCGGATTCTCCTCCAAGAGGACGCTTTCCCTGGTTTCGCCCACATTTGTTTCACTTGCCCAGGAAATCAGGCCTAGGAGAAGGTGCAATTTCAGAGTAAATGCCGCAAAGGAACTGTATTTCAACAAGGATGGGTTGGCTATGAGGAAGCTGCAG AATGGAGTGAATAAGCTGGCAAACCTGGTTGGAGTTACTCTTGGTCCAAAAGGACGGAATGTTGTCCTTGAGAATAAGTACGGGCCACCTAGAATTGTTAATGATGGTGTTACGGTAGCGAAAGAG GTTGAGCTCGAAGACCCTGTAGAAAATATTGGAGCTAAATTGGTTAGGCAAGCTGCTGCTAAGACAAATGACTTGGCTGGTGATGGCACAACCACATCGGTCATCCTTGCTCAAGGGATGATCACCGAGGGTGTTAAG ATTGTAGGTGCTGGTGCTAATCCAGTACAGATTGCCCGTGGTATCGAGAAAACAGCCAAAGCACTAGTCTATGAGCTCCAGAAGATGTCCAAGGAG GTTAAAGATAGCGAACTTGTCGATGTTGCTGCTGTAAGTGCTGGAAATGATTATGCAATTGGCAACATGATAGCTGACGCTGTGAGCAAGGTTGGGCGACATGGGGTAGTCACGCTCGAAGAAGGAAAGAGTTCTGAAAACAGCCTCTATGTGGTCGAAGGGATGCGATTCGACCGCGGCTATATTTCTCCCTACTTTGTGACCGACGGTGAAAGAATGACAGTGGAGTATAACAATTGCAAG CTCCTTCTTGTGGACAAGAAAATTAACAGCGCCAAAGATCTTATCACTATTCTAGAGGACGCTATTACGAGTGGATATCCAGTTTTAATAATTGCAGAGGACATTGAGCAGGAAGCCCTTGCAGCCCTCGTGCTCAACAGGCTTAGAGGCTCACTACAGATTGCTGCTATAAGAGCCCCTGGTTTCGGGGAGCGCAGGAGTCAATACCTCGATGACATCGCCACTCTGACAGGAG GCACTGTCATCAGAGACGAATTTGGAGTACCCCTGCATAAAGCAGACAAAACTGTCCTAGGAACTGCTGCCAAGGTTGTAATTACTAAAGATTCAACAACAATAATTGGAGATGGTACTACACAAGAGGAAGTAATCAAAAGGGTGACACAAATCAAGAACCAGATTGAG GCTACTGAACATGAATATGAAAAAGAAAAGCTAAAAGAGAGGATAGCCAAATTATATGGTGGTGTTGCTATCATTCAG GTAGGAGCACAGACTGAAACCGAGCTAAAGGAAAAGAAACTGAGGGTCGAAGATGCGCTGAATGCAACAAAG GCGGCTGTTGAGGAAGGTATTGTCGTTGGTGGTGGTTGTACCCTCATAAGACTTGCATCAAAAGTTGATGCTATTAAACAAACCCTTGAGAATGATGAACAGAAG GTTGGAGCTGAAATTGTGAGGAAGTCCTTAAGTTATCCACTTAAACTGATTGCAAAAAATGCTGGCATTAATGGCAGCGTAGTTATTGAGAAG GTCCTTGCCATTGACAACTCCAGCTATGGTTACAATGCCGCTACAGGAAAGTACGAGGATTTGATGGCTGCTGGTATTATTGATCCAACCAAG GTGGTGAGGTGTTGCTTGGAGCATGCTGCATCGGTGGCGAAAACTTTCATCACCTCTGACGCTGTTGTCGTCGACATAAGGGCGCCTAAGTGTGCACCTGTTGTGAACCCGATGTGCGGTTCAG GTTATGGATTCTAA